One genomic region from Arthrobacter sp. YN encodes:
- a CDS encoding sensor histidine kinase has product MQSTGAATILRVLRVCLHVGFAVLLLVAVVRLLTGVGTAGAPSPVAVAAGLGLSGLLALVYLAGTILEKRHSGDAARFNPTPYARWWLAVVMLLWLLLLLVSGDFAWVAFPLFFLLLHLLPRRLALPAIALSTALLVGALWFHSRGSAGGGLQLAMVLGPVFGAVFAVVTGLAYRALFLEAENQRTVADDLRRTRAELAQTQHDAGMLAERERLAREIHDTLAQGFSSIILMGRSAEKALDEGDPQAAKERLRIVQDTASTNLAEARSFVRGLRSPDLEQSGLVDTLRRLCGKTETEAAARGTALRCRFQLVGTPVELPNTYQTTLLRAAQASLANVWAHAHARAAVVTLSFLGTEVTLDVFDDGVGFEPSTAAGTERGDGTGVGLNSLRERLAALEGSLEIESAPGEGTVVAVRVPLAADDGVS; this is encoded by the coding sequence ATGCAGTCCACCGGCGCCGCCACCATCCTCCGCGTGCTGCGGGTGTGCCTGCACGTCGGCTTCGCGGTGCTGCTGTTGGTGGCGGTTGTTCGCTTGCTGACCGGAGTTGGAACGGCCGGGGCGCCATCGCCGGTGGCCGTGGCGGCGGGGCTGGGGTTATCTGGCTTGCTGGCCTTGGTATATCTCGCTGGCACTATCCTTGAGAAGCGCCACTCCGGCGATGCCGCCCGCTTCAACCCCACGCCGTATGCGCGGTGGTGGTTGGCCGTGGTCATGCTGCTCTGGTTGTTGCTCCTGCTGGTCAGCGGGGACTTTGCCTGGGTGGCCTTCCCGCTGTTCTTCCTGCTGCTTCACCTGCTCCCCCGGAGGCTTGCCCTCCCTGCCATAGCGCTGAGCACGGCGCTGTTGGTGGGTGCTTTGTGGTTTCATAGCCGGGGATCGGCAGGCGGCGGATTGCAGCTGGCCATGGTCCTGGGGCCGGTGTTCGGAGCTGTCTTCGCGGTGGTCACCGGGCTGGCCTACCGGGCGTTGTTCCTGGAAGCCGAGAACCAGCGAACCGTTGCAGACGATCTCCGGCGGACGCGCGCTGAACTCGCGCAAACCCAGCACGACGCCGGCATGCTGGCTGAGCGTGAACGGCTGGCCCGCGAAATACACGACACGCTGGCCCAGGGATTCTCCAGCATCATCCTGATGGGCAGGTCTGCGGAGAAAGCCCTGGATGAGGGGGATCCGCAGGCGGCCAAGGAGCGGTTGAGGATTGTCCAGGACACGGCGTCCACCAATCTCGCGGAAGCACGGAGTTTTGTCCGGGGCCTGCGGTCGCCCGATCTGGAGCAGTCCGGCCTGGTGGACACCCTGCGCAGGCTCTGCGGGAAGACCGAGACCGAAGCCGCTGCCAGGGGGACCGCCCTGCGATGCCGGTTCCAGCTGGTGGGGACGCCCGTTGAGCTTCCGAACACGTACCAGACCACCCTGCTCCGGGCCGCCCAGGCTTCCCTCGCGAACGTGTGGGCACACGCCCACGCTCGTGCCGCCGTCGTGACCTTGTCCTTTCTGGGCACTGAGGTGACTTTGGACGTTTTCGATGACGGCGTCGGTTTTGAGCCGTCGACGGCGGCCGGTACAGAGCGTGGTGACGGTACCGGCGTCGGACTCAACAGTTTGCGCGAGCGGCTGGCCGCACTGGAAGGCAGCCTGGAGATTGAATCGGCGCCTGGCGAAGGAACAGTGGTGGCCGTTCGTGTGCCGCTGGCGGCGGATGATGGTGTGTCATGA